The sequence below is a genomic window from Microbacterium abyssi.
TGCTGCTCTTCGCCGTCGGCATCGATGTGTGGAACAAGCAGCAAGGACGCCCCTCCATCATCGGATTCCTCACCCGTCGCCGAGCCCGAACGGATGATTTCGGCTCGTCGACCCTGCAGACCCCCGTCGCCGACGGCGCGAACGGGAAGAAGGAGACGTCCGCGCGTTGAGCGGGGCCGTTCCCTGACACCTTGAAAGAAAGTGATCGCATGAAGAAAATCGCAGTAGCGGCGACAGCGTTGGTCGTCACAGGTGCACTCGCCCTCACGGGCTGCTCCGGCGCAGAGCGCGGTGGCGGTACCGAAGGAGACGGCGGCGAAGAGGTCGTCGGATTCGAGGAGGGCTCGACGATCGGCGTCGCGCTGCCGGACAAGACCAGTGAGAACTGGGTCCTGGCCGGTCAGCTGTTCAAGGACGGACTGGAAGAGGCCGGCTTCGAGGCCGACGTCCAGTACGCGCCCGCCAGCAACACGGTCGCCGAGCAGCAGAACCAGATCCAGGCCATGGTCACCGGCGGTGCCAAGGTGATCATCATCGGGGCGAAGGACGGCAAGCAGCTCGCCACACAGGTGCAGGCGGCGCAGGATGCCGGTGCCTACGTCATCGCGTACGACCGACTGATCGAGAACACCGAGGCTGTCGACTACTACGTCGCCTTCGACAACTTCAAGGTCGGCCAGCTTCAGGGCAACGCGCTGCTCGAGGGCCTCGAGGCGAACGCCGGACATGAGGCTCCGTACAACATCGAGCTGTTCTCCGGTTCGCCGGATGACGCGAACTCGGCTGTCTTCTTCGACGGCGCGATGGACGTGCTGCAGCCGAAGATCGACGACGGCACCCTCGTCGTCGCCTCCGGCCAGACCGAGATCGGTCAGACCGCCACGGAAGGCTGGCTGGCCGAGAACGCACAGAACCGCATGGACACCCTCATCACCTCCACCTACGGCGGTGACACGGTCATCGACGGCGTCCTGTCGCCGAACGACACTCTCGCTCGCGCCATCCTCACCTCGGTGACGCAGGCCGGCAAGCCCGTTCCGGTCGTCACCGGTCAGGACTCCGAGGTCGAGTCGGTCAAGTCGATCATGGAGGGCGTGCAGTACTCCACGATCAACAAGGACACCGCGCTGCTCGTGGAGCAGGCCATCAAGATGGTCGGCCAGCTCCAGCAGGGCGAAGAAGCAGAGGTCAACGACACCGAGCAGTACGACAACGGCGCGAAGATCGTTCCCGCGTTCCTGCTCGAGCCGCTGATCGTCACCAAGGAGAACGCCGCAGAGGCGTACGCCAACGTGCCGAGCCTGCTCGAGATCGTCGAGTCGTACAAGTAACTCGATTCGCACGAACGAACGAGCCGTCCGGACCTTCGGGTCCGGGCGGCTCGCTCGTTTCGTGAGGGATCCGCTCAGGTGGTGAAACGGCGGAGGTGGAGAGCGCGCAGCTCGTCCGCGAACTCCGCGACGGGGCCGGACACCGCCTGTCGCGGTGCGATCGTCGTGATGGACAGCGCCGCAACCGGTGCCGGCGGCGCGCCGCATTCCGCGAGCCATGATTGCAGCTGCTCCGAACTCGCCGCATAGACGATGCGACCGAGCCCCATCCACGCGTGCGCGGCCGAGCACATCGGACAGTGCTCTCCCGAGGTGTAGACCGTGCTGCCGGCGCGCTCCTCCGCGGTGAGAGCGGTTGCTGACCAACGCGCGATCTCGAATTCCGGATGCCGGGTCTGATCCCCGTGCCTGACCCGATTGCGGTCCTCGAACCGCACCTTCCCGTCCGCATCGACGAGAACCGAGCCGAACGGTTCGTCGCCGTCGTCCAGGGCCTCGCGCGCCAGGTC
It includes:
- a CDS encoding sugar-binding protein is translated as MKKIAVAATALVVTGALALTGCSGAERGGGTEGDGGEEVVGFEEGSTIGVALPDKTSENWVLAGQLFKDGLEEAGFEADVQYAPASNTVAEQQNQIQAMVTGGAKVIIIGAKDGKQLATQVQAAQDAGAYVIAYDRLIENTEAVDYYVAFDNFKVGQLQGNALLEGLEANAGHEAPYNIELFSGSPDDANSAVFFDGAMDVLQPKIDDGTLVVASGQTEIGQTATEGWLAENAQNRMDTLITSTYGGDTVIDGVLSPNDTLARAILTSVTQAGKPVPVVTGQDSEVESVKSIMEGVQYSTINKDTALLVEQAIKMVGQLQQGEEAEVNDTEQYDNGAKIVPAFLLEPLIVTKENAAEAYANVPSLLEIVESYK
- a CDS encoding nucleoside deaminase encodes the protein MSDFYDPTPQERTHLRRCVDLAREALDDGDEPFGSVLVDADGKVRFEDRNRVRHGDQTRHPEFEIARWSATALTAEERAGSTVYTSGEHCPMCSAAHAWMGLGRIVYAASSEQLQSWLAECGAPPAPVAALSITTIAPRQAVSGPVAEFADELRALHLRRFTT